In Desulfolucanica intricata, the following are encoded in one genomic region:
- a CDS encoding lysophospholipid acyltransferase family protein: MESFFPGTSYDTPDNQPRLLMDRLFLGTRCFFAGGCINEIIKGRSLAVKGRYDNKAWAKSSYRVFKLIEGCGGRFHLRGLDNIKNCRKPVVFVSNHMSTLETFVFPCIILPFTEVTYVVKESLVKHPLFGPVMRSRNPIVVSRSNPREDFQTVMRKGKELLAGGTSIVIFPQSTRTTKFIPEEFNSLGIKLAKAAGVQVIPVAIKTDFWGNGKFIKDIGPINREKHIHMFFGSPFFVKGSGKEEHKRTVEFILTNLKEWEISYPH; this comes from the coding sequence TTGGAATCCTTTTTTCCAGGGACCTCATATGACACTCCGGATAATCAACCCCGGCTTTTGATGGATCGGTTATTCTTGGGCACCCGTTGTTTTTTTGCAGGTGGATGCATAAACGAAATTATAAAGGGTCGTTCTTTGGCCGTTAAAGGCCGTTATGACAATAAAGCCTGGGCAAAATCCTCATATAGAGTCTTTAAATTAATAGAAGGATGCGGTGGACGATTTCACTTAAGGGGTTTAGATAACATAAAAAACTGCCGGAAGCCTGTGGTTTTTGTGAGTAATCACATGAGCACGCTGGAAACCTTTGTCTTTCCCTGTATCATTCTACCTTTTACGGAAGTAACTTATGTAGTTAAAGAAAGTCTGGTCAAACATCCCCTGTTTGGACCGGTAATGCGTTCTCGTAACCCCATCGTGGTCAGCAGAAGCAACCCCCGGGAAGACTTTCAAACCGTTATGCGCAAGGGGAAGGAATTATTGGCCGGGGGTACATCTATTGTTATTTTTCCTCAAAGTACCAGGACTACAAAATTTATACCGGAGGAATTTAATTCCTTAGGTATTAAATTAGCAAAGGCAGCCGGTGTTCAAGTTATACCTGTGGCAATAAAGACGGATTTTTGGGGAAACGGAAAATTCATTAAGGATATAGGACCTATTAACCGGGAAAAACACATCCACATGTTTTTTGGCTCACCCTTTTTTGTCAAAGGGAGTGGTAAGGAAGAACATAAAAGAACTGTCGAATTTATACTTACTAATCTTAAAGAATGGGAAATCTCTTATCCGCATTAG
- a CDS encoding DUF169 domain-containing protein, which translates to MMSKIADSVGLRYSPVAIVFTDEKPEGALQFKEGRRGCVVAFLNAAAKGRTAVFDRKTYGCIGGGAGLGFGNTYTDFPGGIEYFLSVGNKEFCQSEMGQNIVKNWPALSHGEAYKKTPEFAKSFTDALPYYDVPTEYVVFKPLEKLLPSEKPEVVVFLATPDQISALVVLANYARHGGDNVIVPWGAGCHSVCIIPLNEGRSDNPRGVIGLTDVSARKCVEKDILSFSVPYKMFLEMEENVEESFLTRDEWLKIKERNK; encoded by the coding sequence ATGATGAGCAAAATCGCGGATTCTGTTGGCCTCAGGTATTCTCCCGTAGCCATTGTTTTTACCGATGAAAAGCCTGAGGGGGCGCTCCAGTTCAAGGAAGGCCGCCGGGGCTGTGTGGTTGCTTTTCTAAATGCGGCAGCCAAGGGGCGGACAGCGGTTTTTGATCGTAAGACCTACGGCTGCATCGGTGGCGGCGCCGGCCTCGGCTTCGGCAACACTTATACTGATTTTCCAGGTGGTATCGAGTATTTCCTGTCTGTAGGCAACAAAGAATTCTGCCAGAGCGAAATGGGTCAGAACATTGTAAAAAATTGGCCCGCCCTAAGTCATGGCGAAGCCTACAAAAAAACGCCGGAGTTCGCAAAGTCTTTTACAGACGCACTCCCCTATTACGATGTTCCCACTGAATACGTAGTATTTAAGCCGCTGGAAAAGCTTTTACCCTCTGAAAAACCGGAGGTAGTAGTTTTCCTGGCCACCCCGGACCAGATTTCAGCCCTGGTGGTGCTGGCCAACTATGCCAGACACGGCGGTGACAACGTTATCGTTCCCTGGGGTGCCGGCTGCCACAGCGTCTGCATCATCCCTCTCAATGAAGGAAGGTCGGATAACCCGCGGGGAGTTATCGGCCTCACGGACGTTTCTGCCCGCAAATGTGTGGAAAAGGACATCCTCTCCTTCAGCGTACCTTACAAGATGTTCCTTGAAATGGAGGAAAATGTGGAAGAAAGCTTCCTGACCAGGGACGAATGGTTGAAGATAAAAGAAAGGAATAAATAA